GAACATTGGCCGCTCATTTGCCGCGGAGGCTGTTACTTTTGGCTTGGCCCAAAAGTAACCAAAAACCCAAGACAGAAAAAAGCTTCTACCCGCGAGGCCATACTCCCGGCCCGCTTTTCTGTCAGCCCCACGCTCTTTTGTTACTGCTTTATAACGTGATTATCTAATATTAATCAATGAGTAATGATCGAGATTACGTTTATATGAGAGAAAATAATTGATTTGTACTTTAGTTAATCAGCCAGTTCCCTTAAATCCACCGGCACCACCCTTGAAATCCCCTGCTCAACCATCGTCACGCCATAAATAACGTCGGTACTGGCAATAGTACGTTTGTTATGCGATACAATGATAAACTGCGATTCTTTACTGAAGGTGCGGATAATGTTATTGAACTTATCAATATTGGTATCATCAAGCGGCGCGTCAACCTCATCAAAAATACAGAATGGGGCCGGCTTTAACAGGTACAGCGAAAACAGGATAGCTGTAGCTGTAAGCGTTTTTTCGCCACCCGATAGCTGATTGATGGATAACGGCCGTTTGCCTTTTGGCTTGGCAATGATATCAATGTCCGATTCAAGCGGGTGGTCTGGATCGGTCAAAACCAGGTCGCATGAATCTTCTTCATTAAACAGCGAACGGAATACTTTGATGAAGTTTTCGCGCACCATGATGAAGGCGGTCATGAATTTATCTTTGGCGGTATCGTCAATTTCCTGAATGGTAGCCAGCAGAGATGCTTTGGCTTCGCTAAGGTCTTTCTTTTGAGCCTGGATAAAGGTATAACGTTCATTCATTTCGTTATAAGCCTCAACCGCCATGGGGTTTATAGCCCCAAAATCGTCCAGTTGCTTTTTAAGCTTTTCAGCTTTCTCGCGAAGGTCATGCTCGTTTTCACCTTCGGGTACTTCAGCCTCGGGCAAATCTTCAATATTGATGTTAAACTCAACCGATAAACGCTCCTTCAAGGCGTTCAGGTCAAGTTTAAGGTTATTGCGCTCATCGCGAAGTTCGTTTTCAATAACCTCGCTGTTGTCTTTTTTACGCCTCAGCGCGCTTATTTCGTTTTCATTTTCGGTTATAAGTCCGCGCCATTGGTAATATTCCTGCTCGGCTTGTTGGGTGGCTTTTTCCAGGTTTTCCTTTTGCTCGTACATTTCCAGCAGGTTATCGTCGGAGTTGTCGGCCTGTTTCAGGTTTTCCTGTATAGCTACTTTTACTTTTTCAAGTTCGGAGCTGTTTTGCCTGATGCGGCTCTCCAAACTTTCCTGCTGTGTATCGCGGTAGTCAAGATCTTTTAACAAGCCTGATACCTTATTTTGCTGCTGGTGAAAACGGATATTTTCCTGGTTATAGGCGTTTGATTGTACCGAAACATATTCGTTAAGCTCATTAAAAGCCATTTGCTTATCGGCAAGTAAATCGCTTTGAATTTGCTTTTGCGTTTTCAGCTCGGCCAGTTGCGGTTGCAGGGCAGCCATTTCATCGTTAATGCCGGCAATTTTGCGTGCAATGTCTTCCTTACGATTCAGGCTGTTTTCGATGAAAGTTTGATATTGTTCCTGGCGGGTTTTAACGGTGATGAGCTCGTTATTCAACCTGTTCAGGATCTGTTGCTGTTCATTGATTTCCGCCGCTTTGGTAGATGCTTTTAAAGCACCTAATTTGGTTTGTAATTCATCCGATTTTGAACGTAACCCACCAACCTCGTTCTCAATACCCCTGATCTCTTTAGCTAAATTCTCTAAATTTTTAGCACGACCGATCCTTTTACCCTCAAACAAACCTACAGAACCACCGGCCATGGTATGCTTTGATTTGTTGAACTTACCGCTTTTACCTACCAACACCACACCCGGCGGTAAAGCTTCGCCGTTTATCTGGCCTTCCTTATCGTCATCAACCAGGTAAACCCCTTTAAGCAGGTAGTTACAAAGCGGCAGATAGCGTTTTTCAACTTCAATAACTCCTAAAGCAGGAATAGCATTCGGGCCATCAAAGCTTACCTGTACCGAGGTTTCATCGGCATAGTTGTTCAGCACAAAAAAATTGGCACGCCCCCTTGCCGAGTTACTGAGCAGGTTAATGGCTTTTACCGCCTCATCATATGTTTCAACAACATAGTAGTTCATCAGCGGCTCGAGGTAGTTTTCGATAGCTACCCGGTACTCTTCCTTACAAAAAAGCACATCACTAAACAACGGTGCGTTTTTGGCCCAGTCGGTATTCTTCTTCAGGAAGCGGATCGACTCGGGGAAACCCTCCAAACTGTCAACCATACTTTTGGTAAGGTTGTATTCGTTTTGTTTGGCATCAAGGCGGCGGCTTTCTTTTATAATGGTATCCTTAACCGAGTTCAGTTCGATATCGGTTTCGGCAATTTGCTCTTTTAGTTTATTTTCAAACTCAACGGCTTGCTCAAACTCACTATCCAACGACTCCTTGCGGTATTGCAACTCGGCAACTACCTGGTTAAAGTGCGAAAGTTCCACCTCTTTATTGGTGGCATCTTCCATATTGCGCTGGCTTTCCTGTTCCAAAGCCTGCTGTTGAATCTGTAATATATCCAGGTCTTTTTCAGCCTTGTAAGCCTGGCTTTGCAAGCGGGTGTTGATATTGTTAAGTTCGTTAAGCTCGTTACGGGCCTCGGTTTGTTGGGCACGGAGTTCATCGACGGCCTCTTTCAGATCAGTAACCCGGCTTTGAACAGCTTGCAGGGTTTCCTCTTCTGTAGCTTTTTCTTCGCTTAAGCGTTTAATATTGTACAGCACGTGGTTTAACTGCTGTTTATCACGCTCCAATTCCTCGGTTAACCGCGACTCTTTATCCTGCTGAAATTTCAGCTGCTCGTTCTTGATTTTCTTCTCACTCTCGTAAGCACGAATCTTCGAAACAAACTCGTTGGTTGTTTTTTGCTGAACAGAGAGGTTTTTTTCTTTGGTGATGCTATCCAGCTTTTGTTGCTGCAGGGTAGCCTCCAAAGTATCCATCTGCGCTATAATGGCACTTTTTTCAACCTTTTGCTTTTGCTCCTGGTCTTCTATCTTTTTTAACGATTCGCTAAAAGCCACTATCCTGAACGAAGCCAGCATAATGCTCAGCGTTTTATATTGCTCTTTAAGGCGATAATAACGCTCGGTTTTTTTAGCCTGGTTCTCGAGTGTTTTGAGGTTTTTTTCGATCTCGAAAAGCAAATCCTCCACCCTCTCCAAATCAGCCTCGGTATCTTTAAGCTTACTAAAAGTTTGCTTTTTGCGGAGTTTGTATTTAGATATCCCCGATGCTTCCTCGAACAAATTACGGCGCGAACCTTCCTTGTTGGTAATGATCTCGTCAATCATCCTCAACTCGATGATAGAGTACGAGTCTGAACCGATGCCGGTATCCAGGAACAGATCGGTAATATCCTTTAAACGGCATTGTACATCGTTTAACCGGTACTCACTCTCGCCGGTGCGGTAAAGTTTACGGGTAAGGGTAACCTGCGAATAATCGGTAGGGAGTACGTTTTTGGTATTATCAAAAGTGAGAGAAACCTCGGCCAGGTTGGCCGATTTACGGCTCTTGGTACCGTTAAAAATAACGTTATCCATCTTCTCCGACCGGAGCATCCTGGTACTTTGCTCGCCCAAAACCCAACGGATAGAATCGACAACGTTTGATTTGCCGCAACCGTTTGGCCCCACAATAGCGGTAACACCCTCATTAAAATTGATGGTTATTTTATCGCCAAAACTCTTGAAGCCCTTGATTTCTAAACGGGTAAGCTGCATTTAATTTATTAAGTACCGTGCAAAGTTCAAACCTTCAAAGTAATCATAAATAATTGAGTTTTGAAAGAATATTTTTAGGTGAAAGGGAAAAGGTTAAAGGAAAAAGGCGAAAGGGAACTTCTCTTCCTGTTTCGATATTATAGTTGTTTATATAGTGGATTGTTATTGCGTAGATGTTACCGTCAGCAGGAAAGCTTCGGGCGAAAGCGGGCAGAACGATGGTGGCCATTGCGCGCAGGAAGGGGCATAGCTACTTTTTGCAGAAGCGTGGGCCATGAGCGAACGCAGTAGGGCAAAATTTAGCAGCCCGTGGTTCTGCCCGGTTTGCAGGGCAAAGGCAAGCGAGGGGATGGTGCGCAGGCCCGCAGCGCAAAGAAGCCTTCCTGGTGACTTGATTTTTGGTTCTTTTTATCAAGAAAAAGAACAAAGCCTCCCCGCAGCGATTGAGCGGGCCAATGTTTGTTGGATAACAGAAAGTTCATTGTTAGAAATCTCGTAGATATACAGGTGCTCCTTTGCAAAGGGCTTTCGTTATTCTCGTTAGATAACAGGCTTTGGTTCAATACAGAGAGCATTGGCCGCTCATTTGCCGCGGAGGCTGTTACTTTTGTCTTGACACAAAAGTAACCAAAAAGTCAAGACAGAAAAAAGCTTCCCCCCGCGAGGCCATACTCCCGGCCCGCTTTTCTGTCGGGCCACCGCTCGTTTGATACGATAGTATCCTCTATTCTTTCTCTTGCTTCTTGAATCTCGACTTCTTTAATCTTCCTCCTAAAACCTTATCTCCCCCTTCAAATAAGTAACCGCCTTACCGCTCATCAGCACCCTCTCCCCTTTTAACTCGCACCAAAGCTCACCTTTACGGGCCGAAAGCTGATAAGCATGTAAGGTATCCTTACCTAAACGTTTAGCCCAATAAGGTATCAAATTACAATGTGCCGAGCCTGTAACCGGATCTTCAGGGATACCTGCTCCCGGGGCAAAAAAGCGGGAAACAAAATCGGAGTTATCGCCGGGCGCTGTGGCTATAATGCCTACTGTATCCATTTTCGACATGGCAAAGAAATCGGGCGTAAGTTCCCTGATATCCTGCTCCGTTTCGTAAACGATAAAATAATCGCGCGAGCGTAAAAAAGCCACCGGTTGCTTATCGCCAAGGGCTTCGGCGAGGCCATTGGGCGCTTCTATGGGAATAGGCGGCCTCGACGGAAAATCCATCGTATATTTATCACCATCACGCTTTACAATCAGCGTTCCGGCTTTTACGGTTTCAAAACTGATGCTATCTCCTTCAAACCCTAACTCCGAAAAAAGTATATGCGCTGATGCCAGGGTTGCATGTCCGCATAGGTCAATCTCGTACTCGGGCGTAAACCAACGAAGCTTATAGCCGGTATCTGTTTTTACAAAAAAAGCGGTTTCGGCAAGGTTGTTCTCAACGGCAATTTTTTGCATAGTAGCATCGGGCAGCCATTCGTTAAGCGGGCAAACTGCAGCCGGGTTGCCCCCAAAAAGCGTATCGGTAAAAGCATCGGCCTGGTATATAGGGATAGTCATATAAGTTATTGTATTTTAGCTAATATAGTTGTTTAGAAGCAAGATGCAAGACTATAAGAATCAAGATTTTGGGAACCAGAAATAAGAGGTTCGGGATATCTCTCATTGAGCCCTTTAATCAGGGTTTTTCTTCACTTTTTTCATCTTGTCTCCTGCTTCTCACCTCTTGCTTCTAACTTACTCTATCCATAAAACGGAATTGCCCGAGTTATATTGGTTGGGTTCGTAAAGCTTATTGCCGGGATCAATAATCCACTTGCCATCTACAATAAACTTATAAAGCTGTTTACCCGGTTTCAGGTTTACATCTACTGTCCACTCCTTCCCGTTAAAAGCAAGGGTGTATCCAAACTGGTTAAAATTGTTAAAGCTACCTGCTAAACGCACACTTTTGGCATTGGCAAAGCCGCTTAATTTAAACGTATAGTTAGGCTTAACCGAAATGTAGGAGTTAACAATCCCGCCTTCTTCCATATTGCGCGGGTTTTTCGGGTCGGTAATCCAGTTGCCATCCACAATAAATTTGTAGCCATAGTTTCCAGCCGGAATAATGAGCGGCAGCGTCCATCCTGTTTTAGTTTTGCTGAGCAGAATTTCGCCTGGTTTCCAGTTATTGAAGCCGCCGGCCACGTAAACTTTTTGTGCATTTTGATAACCATCCAGCGTAAACAAAACCGTTTCGCCCAGGTTAAGCACCGAGTTGGTGTTTCCATCGGCGTCTTTTATGGTGTTCGGATTGGCCGGATCGGTTATCCATTTGCCATCAACCAGGAAGCGATAGGCCTGGGTACCCTCGTGCAGGTAAAGCTGTTTTTGCCATACACCTGCCTTTTTTTCCATCACAATATTATTGGCATCCCAGTTATTAAAACTGCCCGCCAGCGTTATTTTGCGGGCATTGGCATAGCCATTCAATTTAAAAGTATAATTGTAGCGGTAGTATATGGCATTATTATCATGATCGCTCATTAGGTTATTGTACCTGTCGCCCATCCAGTGGCCATCGGCAATAAACTTGTATTCGTGTTTACCGGGTTTCAGCTTTACATCGGCAATCCAACCGCTGTCTGTTTTGGTCATGCTGCCTTTAAGGGTGCTCCAGTTATTGAAATCGCCGGAGAGCAGCATGCGCCTGTTTTGCTGATAGCCCGGAACAAAAAAACGTGTTAGGCCCGATGGCAGATCATGTACCGTAACCTTGTTAAAGTTATTGATACCGAAATTTACATCGGCAGGATAACCGGGCGAACCATCATCATCATCCTTTACGTTAGCGGTAACCAGGTAGGGATGCAGTTGCGGGTTTAAATTAAGGTCTTTTAATGACCGTTGAAATTCGATAATTGTTCCCCGTTTTTCAATCATTACCCAGCCGTCTTTTTTAAGCGACGTAAAATCGCCTTGTAAAACGGCCGAAGCATTAGGGCTTTTTAACCCTGCCTTTTTTAACAGTGCCTCTATTTCGGTTTTAGATGAGCGCGTATCAATAAAAAGTTCAAGTTTATCATCACCAATAAGCAGGCTGTTACGTTTTTGCGCCCTGGCATGCAGTACCATGCAAAGCATCGCAAAAAACACAATAACTATACGCCCGCTCCTTTTCATGCTACTGATTGTTGTAAATGTACATTTCAAATTGTTTTTTAACAAAGTTGATGCTGAATATACCGCGCACAAAAAAATCGTACCCCAAAACACCATCTATTTTATAACCATAAGCGGTACTCATTTTTTCGAGATTGGTGATTAAGATACGGTTTTTCATATACTTGCGGTCGCCCACCACCAGATCATCAAAACGGGTATAAATTACTTCGATAGAAGTACCGCCTATGCCCATAATTTTTGATCGGCTGATCACTTCCATTTGCGGCAACAGCTTTTTGGCCCGGCTATAATCAAGCAAACTTGTTTCGGCAGCACTGTCAAAGGCAAACCAAAGCACCCTGTCGTTCACGGTACCCTTCAGCAAAATAACGTCGTTCAGCAAGCTAAAAGGGCTTAACATAAACCTATCATGAAATATCTTTTCAGTTTCAGGGATTTCGCCTTTTTCATCCACTTTTTGAATGTACAAAGTGTTGCGGAAAAGATCTACCGTAATGGCAAAACCAGCAAAAAGCTTAGTGCCAAGCAAGCCCAGTATTTTCATCCCTTTACCGTTTTCGATGGCCGACAAATCGGTAACATCTGCTTTCAATTTGGGGTAATGAAGTTCGAGGATATTAAAATCACGAACGTATGTAGTGAACGAACTACCTGCCTGTCCATTAATCCCCCCCGATTCTTGTTCGGATACATGAGGCAGATCCCTGAAATAGGTTTCGTTTAACACCAGGTACGGTGCACCGGTATCAAGCACAAAATTACCCTCAAGGGTATCTATCTGTGCTTCAATCACAATAAGGTTTCCTGCCCTTTTTATGGGAATAACAAGGGTTTTAAAATCGCCTGTGGGTGATAAGTCCGGATCGGCTTTCGCATTTTTAAAGCTGATGCCATTTATGGTCACATGATCGCTCCCTACCGCGCTGAAGCAGCAGAAAAAGAAAATTGTGATCAATATAAAAACCTTAGGCATCGCATTAAATACTATACCTAATAGACAACATTGGGATTAAGGAAGTTACAGAGACGAGGAATAAAAAAAGCCTGCCACCATTGTCTTTACCTATAACAGCGAAAGCACTAAGGCTCTACCGCGCCTTTGCATGACATACTTTATACCTCCCGCAAATGGCTTACATAACCGTGTGCTATCAAATCATCAGGGCTTGCAATGGGCTTTGTAGCACCATTGGTAATGAGAACGATCTTATCAGCAACATCCAAAATATTATAGTACTGATGATCGGTAACGATAATGCCTTTAACTTTTGCACACCTGCGGATAATCTGCTTAAACAGCTCTGTTTGCACCGGCGATACATGGGTAAACGGCTCATCAAGCAAGATAAAATCGGCCCTGCTGTAAATGCACATCAAGGTTTCAAGCTGCCTTAATTCGCCGCCGGATAGTTGGGCAGCTTTTTGATCTTGATATTTTTGATAGATGGGATGGTTGCTGAAATCGTTCCAAAACTGCGGGTCGATAATCGGTTCGGCAAGGTTTTTCAGCTTAACGTTTAAGGGCAGATAGCCGTGCTGGGGCAGGTACGCAACACGGCCGTTGTGATAACCTTTGGCTATCGGCATATCATTAATACTGATGTATTTGT
The sequence above is a segment of the Mucilaginibacter celer genome. Coding sequences within it:
- the smc gene encoding chromosome segregation protein SMC, giving the protein MQLTRLEIKGFKSFGDKITINFNEGVTAIVGPNGCGKSNVVDSIRWVLGEQSTRMLRSEKMDNVIFNGTKSRKSANLAEVSLTFDNTKNVLPTDYSQVTLTRKLYRTGESEYRLNDVQCRLKDITDLFLDTGIGSDSYSIIELRMIDEIITNKEGSRRNLFEEASGISKYKLRKKQTFSKLKDTEADLERVEDLLFEIEKNLKTLENQAKKTERYYRLKEQYKTLSIMLASFRIVAFSESLKKIEDQEQKQKVEKSAIIAQMDTLEATLQQQKLDSITKEKNLSVQQKTTNEFVSKIRAYESEKKIKNEQLKFQQDKESRLTEELERDKQQLNHVLYNIKRLSEEKATEEETLQAVQSRVTDLKEAVDELRAQQTEARNELNELNNINTRLQSQAYKAEKDLDILQIQQQALEQESQRNMEDATNKEVELSHFNQVVAELQYRKESLDSEFEQAVEFENKLKEQIAETDIELNSVKDTIIKESRRLDAKQNEYNLTKSMVDSLEGFPESIRFLKKNTDWAKNAPLFSDVLFCKEEYRVAIENYLEPLMNYYVVETYDEAVKAINLLSNSARGRANFFVLNNYADETSVQVSFDGPNAIPALGVIEVEKRYLPLCNYLLKGVYLVDDDKEGQINGEALPPGVVLVGKSGKFNKSKHTMAGGSVGLFEGKRIGRAKNLENLAKEIRGIENEVGGLRSKSDELQTKLGALKASTKAAEINEQQQILNRLNNELITVKTRQEQYQTFIENSLNRKEDIARKIAGINDEMAALQPQLAELKTQKQIQSDLLADKQMAFNELNEYVSVQSNAYNQENIRFHQQQNKVSGLLKDLDYRDTQQESLESRIRQNSSELEKVKVAIQENLKQADNSDDNLLEMYEQKENLEKATQQAEQEYYQWRGLITENENEISALRRKKDNSEVIENELRDERNNLKLDLNALKERLSVEFNINIEDLPEAEVPEGENEHDLREKAEKLKKQLDDFGAINPMAVEAYNEMNERYTFIQAQKKDLSEAKASLLATIQEIDDTAKDKFMTAFIMVRENFIKVFRSLFNEEDSCDLVLTDPDHPLESDIDIIAKPKGKRPLSINQLSGGEKTLTATAILFSLYLLKPAPFCIFDEVDAPLDDTNIDKFNNIIRTFSKESQFIIVSHNKRTIASTDVIYGVTMVEQGISRVVPVDLRELAD
- a CDS encoding PhzF family phenazine biosynthesis protein, with amino-acid sequence MTIPIYQADAFTDTLFGGNPAAVCPLNEWLPDATMQKIAVENNLAETAFFVKTDTGYKLRWFTPEYEIDLCGHATLASAHILFSELGFEGDSISFETVKAGTLIVKRDGDKYTMDFPSRPPIPIEAPNGLAEALGDKQPVAFLRSRDYFIVYETEQDIRELTPDFFAMSKMDTVGIIATAPGDNSDFVSRFFAPGAGIPEDPVTGSAHCNLIPYWAKRLGKDTLHAYQLSARKGELWCELKGERVLMSGKAVTYLKGEIRF
- a CDS encoding aspartyl protease family protein, which encodes MPKVFILITIFFFCCFSAVGSDHVTINGISFKNAKADPDLSPTGDFKTLVIPIKRAGNLIVIEAQIDTLEGNFVLDTGAPYLVLNETYFRDLPHVSEQESGGINGQAGSSFTTYVRDFNILELHYPKLKADVTDLSAIENGKGMKILGLLGTKLFAGFAITVDLFRNTLYIQKVDEKGEIPETEKIFHDRFMLSPFSLLNDVILLKGTVNDRVLWFAFDSAAETSLLDYSRAKKLLPQMEVISRSKIMGIGGTSIEVIYTRFDDLVVGDRKYMKNRILITNLEKMSTAYGYKIDGVLGYDFFVRGIFSINFVKKQFEMYIYNNQ
- a CDS encoding ATP-binding cassette domain-containing protein, producing MGPHILKTDSIHLEFDGRKILQDIYIDCRQGEVVGLLGRNGCGKSSLLRIIFGSLKPSYKYISINDMPIAKGYHNGRVAYLPQHGYLPLNVKLKNLAEPIIDPQFWNDFSNHPIYQKYQDQKAAQLSGGELRQLETLMCIYSRADFILLDEPFTHVSPVQTELFKQIIRRCAKVKGIIVTDHQYYNILDVADKIVLITNGATKPIASPDDLIAHGYVSHLREV